The following coding sequences lie in one Cryptococcus neoformans var. neoformans B-3501A chromosome 2, whole genome shotgun sequence genomic window:
- a CDS encoding 60S ribosomal protein L28 (Match to ESTs gb|CF191500.1|CF191500, gb|CF189312.1|CF189312, gb|CF186560.1|CF186560; HMMPfam hit to L15, Ribosomal protein L15, score: 45.9, E(): 1.1e-10), with the protein MPTRFSNTRKHRGHVSAGHGRIGKHRKHPGGRGLAGGQHHHRTNFDKYHPGYFGKVGMRHYHLLKNHYYRPTINLDKLISLPEAKVDAPEGNVPVIDLVHLGKFKLLGKGRINKPFIVKTRFVSKLAEEKIKEAGGVVKLVA; encoded by the exons ATGCCGACCCGATTCAGCAACACCCGAAAGCACCGAGGTCACGTCTCTGCCGGTCACGGTCGTATCGGCAAGCACAGGAAGCATCCCGGTGGTCGTGGTTTGGCTGGTGGTCAGCACCACCACAGGACCAACTTCGACAAG TACCACCCTGGTTACTTCGGTAAGGTCGGTATGCGTCACTaccatctcctcaagaACCACTACTACCGACCCACCATCAACCTCGACAAG ctcatctctcttcctgaAGCCAAGGTTGACGCTCCTGAGGGTAACGTTCCCGTTATCGACCTTGTCCACCTCGGCAAGTTCAAGCTT TTGGGCAAGGGCCGAATCAACAAGCCTTTCATCGTCAAGACTCGATTCGTTTCCAAGTTggccgaggagaagatcaaggaggcTGGTGGTGTTGTCAAGCTCGTCGCTTAA
- a CDS encoding 60S ribosomal protein L10 (Match to ESTs gb|CF194944.1|CF194944, gb|CF193803.1|CF193803, gb|CF193802.1|CF193802; HMMPfam hit to Ribosomal_L10e, Ribosomal L10, score: 458.8, E(): 5.7e-135) → MGRRPARCYRYCKNKPFPKSRYNRGVPDPKIRIYDLGRKKASVDDFPFCCHLVSDEYEQLSSEALEAARICANKYIVKNAGKEAFHMRVRVHPFHVIRINKMLSCAGADRLQQGMRGAWGKPYGSVARVNIGQVIMSIRCRDSNKAVIIEALRRARYKFPGRQKIIVSKKWGFTPLDRAEYEALKANKQVINDGAYVQFLKPKGPLLKNLRTAERA, encoded by the exons ATGGGTCGTCGTCCCGCTCGTTGCTACCGATACTGCAAGAACAAGCC TTTCCCCAAGTCGAGGTACAACCGTGGTGTCCCCGACCCCAAGATCAGGATCTACGATCTTGGTCGAAAGAAGGCTTCTGTCGACGACTTCCCCTTCTGTTGCCACCTTGTTTCCGACGAGTACGAGCAGCTTTCTTCCGAAGCTCTCGAAGCCGCCCGTATCTGTGCCAACAAGTACATTGTCAAGAACGCCGGTAAGGAAGCCTTCCACATGCGTGTCAGGGTCCACCCCTTCCACGTTATCAGGATCAACAAGATGTTGTCCTGTGCCGGTGCGGATAGGTTGCAACAGGGTATGCGAGGTGCTTGGGGTAAGCCTTACGGCTCCGTCGCCCGTGTCAACAT CGGTCAGGTCATCATGTCCATCCGATGCCGAGACAGCAACAAGGCCGTCATCATTGAGGCCCTCCGACGTGCTCGATACAAGTTCCCCGGACGACAGAAGATCATCGTCTCCAAGAAGTGGGGTTTCACTCCTCTCGACCGTGCCGAATACGAGGCCCTCAAGGCCAACAAGCAGGTCATCAACGACGGTGCCTACGTCCAG TTCCTCAAGCCCAAGGGCCCCCTCCTCAAGAACCTCAGGACTGCGGAGCGTGCTTAA
- a CDS encoding hypothetical protein (HMMPfam hit to SNase, Staphylococcal nuclease homologue, score: 184.6, E(): 2e-52; HMMPfam hit to TUDOR, Tudor domain, score: 96.4, E(): 6.8e-26), translated as MTTRAIVKYVMSGDTVVVRAKEAPEKGKVPKERILHIAGIQAPRLGSMTREDEPHAFSAREYLCSLLLGKEVAFTITHTIESSTGPNREFVSLCIAPAGPGSPPQDVASLILAQGWAKMRDGVGEGDEAVRRLGAEEAKKRENLRVIEAQAKSEGKGIWDEQPENQRTVAFQMPTDPQAFIADHKDEEIDAIVEQVRDGTQLRVRLLLDEHNHQFINLVLAGAKSPRSGNPRDGEASNAEPWGDEAKYFTEVRMLQRHIKVRLLSAPASLGASPLQQTQPSKGSGAGLPGSNGLPAPSTGSTVIIGTAIHPKGNIAEFLLAAGLAKVVDWHVGLLAPYGGLDKLRAAEKAAKDKKQGIWENYQPQRATATNSAASAAPTAVATTKGTDFEATVVRIWGSDQVSVVEKGEGGKERRVQLSSVRGPKGVDAKQTYWANEAKEFLRKRLIGKQVNVHVDYVKPKEGDFEERECVTIRYGNQNNNVAEQLIEKGLATVIRHRRDDEDRSLELDKLIVAEQTAQTEGRGVHSAKDVSMPRIVDASERASMASSYLPQWKRQGKHNAVVEFVSAGSRFKLYMPKEHTKVTFVLAGIRAPRTARNASEKPEPFGAESLKFASRYLQRDVEIAFDSTDRSGGFIGTMYASGGVNVAVELAREGLAFVHERSAELLPFGKELLAAEEQAKKEKKNIWSLVQEEETSTAAAVDESSALPVDYKDVYISSVKESEPFTFSVQILEKDSVAALEKLMSDFSLHHRQASAAATSSFTPKTGDLVSAKFSKDDRWYRARVKRASAIKKEAQVYLIDYGDEDTVPFSKIRPLDEKFKSLPGQAKEARLSFVKLVPRSSEYGPEAYRRFEYLTEGLKLIANIDQREGNLLHLRLIDPADPNIKEDPLACLNADLVREGLATIDKSCKYLNSYPQIVRKLQDAGEGAKADRLGIFEFGDVSED; from the exons ATGACAACCAGAGCC ATTGTTAAAT ATGTCATGTCAGGCGACACCGTCGTCGTCCGCGCAAAAGAGGCACCTGAAAAGGGCAAAGTCCCTAAGGAGCG TATCCTCCACATAGCTGGTATTCAGGCCCCTAGACTTGGGTCCATGACCCGTGAAGATGAG CCCCATGCCTTTTCAGCCAGAGAGTACCTctgttctcttcttctagGAAAAGAAGTGGCTTTCACAATCACTCATACCATCGAATCCTCCACAGGACCA AACCGCGAGTTTGTGTCTCTCTGTATTGCTCCCGCTGGACCAGGATCGCCTCCACAGGATGTTGCTTCCTTGATCCTGGCCCAGGGATGGGCTAAAATGAGAGATGGTGTCGGGGAAGGTGATGAGGCTGTTCGCCGACTTGGTGCCGAAGAAGCTAAGAAACGAGAAAACCTCCGAGTCATTGAGGCGCAAGCCAAGTcagaaggcaaaggaatCTGGGACGAACAGCCCGAAAACCAGCGCACTGTAGCGTTTCAAATGCCTACTGACCCTCAAGCTTTCATTGCTGACCacaaggatgaagagattgaTG CCATCGTCGAGCAGGTCCGCGACGGTACTCAACTCCGTGTCCGACTTCTCCTCGACGAGCACAACCATCAGTTCATCAACCTTGTCCTCGCTGGCGCCAAATCTCCACGATCCGGGAACCCTCGTGATGGCGAAGCCTCCAACGCCGAGCCATGGGGAGACGAAGCCAAGTACTTTACCGAAGTCCGTATGCTTCAACGACACATCAAGGTCCGACTCCTTTCTGCCCCCGCGTCGCTTGGCGCCTCCCCACTTCAACAAACCCAGCCCAGTAAAGGTTCAGGCGCCGGATTACCCGGCTCCAACGGTCTCCCTGCTCCTTCAACTGGTTCCACTGTGATCATCGGTACCGCTATCCACCCCAAGGGTAACATTGCCGAGTTTctccttgctgctggtcTTGCCAAGGTGGTTGACTGGCATGTTGGACTCCTCGCTCCATATGGCGGTCTTGACAAGCTTCGTGCTGCCGAGAAGGCCGCCAAGGATAAAAAACAAGGTATCTGGGAAAATTATCAGCCTCAACGAGCTACTGCCACCAATAGCGCAGCCTCTGCAGCCCCCACTGCTGTCGCGACTACCAAAGGTACTGACTTTGAGGCCACGGTCGTTAGGATTTGGGGTTCAGATCAAGTGAGTGTTGTTGAAAAGggcgaaggaggaaaggaaagaagagttcAACTGTCCTCTGTCAGAGGTCCCAA GGGCGTGGATGCCAAGCAGACCTACTGGGCCAATGAAGCCAAGGA ATTCTTGCGAAAGCGATTGATCGGAAAACAAGTCAACGTTCACGTCGACTACGTCAAGCCCAAAGAGGGAGATTTTGAGGAACGCGAATGCGTAACCATCCGTTATGGCAACCAGAACAA CAACGTTGCTGAACAACTGATCGAGAAAGGCCTTGCAACTGTTATTCGACACAGAcgtgatgatgaggatcgTTCTCTCGAACTCGACAAGCTCATCGTGGCCGAACAAACAGCTCAAACCGAAGGCCGCGGTGTTCACTCTGCCAAAGATGTTTCTATGCCTCGTATCGTCGACGCGTCTGAAAGGGCCAGCATGGCGTCTAGCTACCTGCCGCAATGGAAGAGGCAAGGAAAGCATAATGCTGTT GTCGAGTTCGTTAGCGCTGGATCTAGATTCAAGCTCTACATGCCCAAGGAGCACACCAAGGTCACTTTTGTCCTCGCTG GTATCCGTGCTCCTCGAACAGCTAGAAACGCTTCTGAGAAGCCTGAACCTTTTGGAGCCGAGTCACTCAAGTTTGCTTCTAGATACTTGCAACGTGATGTTGAGATTG CGTTTGACTCCACCGACCGATCGGGAGGTTTCATCGGTACGATGTATGCTTCTGGAGGTGTAAATGTCGCCGTGGAGCTCGCGCGGGAAGG TCTCGCTTTTGTTCACGAGCGATCTGCTGAGCTTTTGCCCTTCGGAAAGGAGTTGCTGGCTGCTGAGGAGCaagcgaagaaagaaaagaagaat ATCTGGTCTTTAGtacaggaagaggagactTCTACCGCAGCCGCTGTCGACGAATCTTCTGCTCTTCCGGTGGATTACAAGGATGTCTACATCTCTTCTGTGAAGGAATCCGAACCATTCACTTTCTCAGTGCAGATTCTTGAGAAGGACA GTGTTGCCGCCCTGGAAAAGCTCATGTCTGACTtttctctccaccaccgtCAAGCCTCAGCAGCTGccacctcctctttcactcCCAAAACTGGCGATCTTGTCTCGGCCAAATTTAGCAAGGACGATCGGTGGTACCGAGCGCGAGTCAAGAGAGCCAGCGcgatcaagaaggaggcaCAGGTGTACTTGATCGATTACGGAGATGAAGACACTGTGCCCTTCTCCAAGATAAGGCCTTTAGACGAAAAGTTCAAGAGTCTTCCGGGTCAGGCCAAGGAAGCTCGTCTTAG TTTCGTCAAACTTGTACCTCGCTCAAGCGAGTATGGGCCCGAAGCTTACCGGCGGTTCGAATACCTTACCGAAGGTCTCAAGCTCATTGCAAACATCGACCAGCGCGAGGGTAATCTGTTGCACCTTAGGCTCATCGACCCCGCCGACCCCAATATCAAGGAGGACCCCTTGGCATGCTTGAATGCTGACCTGGTGAGAGAAGGTCTGGCCACTATTGACAAGTCTTGCAAGTACTTGAATTCCTATCCTCAAATCGTCAGGAAGCTTCAGGATGCGGGAGAGGGAGCCAAAGCAGACAGGCTCGGTATCTTTGA ATTCGGCGATGTTAGCGAAGATTAA